One part of the Lasioglossum baleicum unplaced genomic scaffold, iyLasBale1 scaffold0047, whole genome shotgun sequence genome encodes these proteins:
- the LOC143219533 gene encoding uncharacterized protein LOC143219533, with translation MWECMQKMAQQLSENKAEIAELKAKFDKSQDVANRTYTTVDQVRAIMSVEYGGELPTFLPLSTTNEVALFDNCNASQFGVVVTFLAQLGGRTLRDAVNKCFREVFAGNALAGYVWSGASGSKPLQRTQIMEAMYAALWRTKSFPKPDRAEFANAARSALKAAKQRLRVKNGGEVDEAIVAARVDARENWSNSFELNPAAQP, from the exons ATGTGGGAATG caTGCAGAAAATGGCGCAGCAGCTTTCGGAAAATAAGGCGGAGATTGCGGAACTTAAGGCGAAGTTCGATAAATCGCAGGACGTCGCGAACCGGACGTACACCACGGTGGA TCAGGTGCGGGCAATAATGTCGGTGGAGTACGGGGGAGAACTTCCCACGTTCCTACCTCTAAGCACTACAAACGAGGTAGCCTTGTTTGATAACTGTAACGCATCCCAATTCGGCGTTGTT GTAACATTCTTGGCCCAATTGGGTGGGCGCACATTAAGAGATGCGGTCAACAAATGTTTCCGAGAGGTATTTGCGGGCAACGCACTGGCCGGGTACGTGTGGTCGGGTGCCAGTGGCTCCAAGCCACTGCAGCGCACGCAGATAATGGAGGCCATGTATG CGGCTTTATGGAGGACAAAGTCGTTCCCCAAGCCGGAccgagcagaattcgccaaTGCGGCGAGATCTGCGCTGAAGGCAGCGAAACAGCGGCTCCGAGTAAAGAACGGTGGTGAAGTCGATGAGGCAATTGTCGCCGCCCGCGTCGACGCCCGTGAAAACTGGTCGAACAGCTTCGAGTTAAATCCCGCAGCACAACCGTAA
- the LOC143219534 gene encoding uncharacterized protein LOC143219534 gives MSADVEAEGASTEAGGNKSDKSMDVEAESASTEGGWNELAISADVEAEGNVKGSFVFVHNDYVYNKDHRSENIYRCNTRRTTRCCGAVMVLSDGTITLLKPHNHPGQEYIATQHFMIEEMMKLSRETLIPFKQIFDDVCRKHPDAAAYCSFSKLRTTLHRQRANFKPTIPQSLEILYDQMKTYQPLEKLKISVVKSLKDEFAVIITTDGLLEGLKNSKEIFVDGTFAVLPKKPHMGQVYTIHIRYMDNGIATILVLCETRTAAMYTAIWKQIFTLIPELPNNIRFIMSDYEAAAVTTLNELFPNAHIHGCWFHYCQAILRKWRKLGLTNVPNTVLRMSMSLALVPETKFQEAL, from the exons ATGTCTGCGGATGTGGAGGCTGAAGGTGCCTCAACTGAGGCGGGTGGAAACAAATCTGATAAATCCATGGACGTGGAGGCTGAAAGCGCCTCAACAGAGGGGGGTTGGAACGAATTAGCGATATCCGCGGATGTGGAGGCTGAAG GTAATGTGAAAGGTTCTTTTGTCTTTGTACACAACGATTACGTGTACAATAAAGATCATcgcagtgaaaatatttatcgttgcAACACACGACGCACCACACGATGTTGTGGGGCTGTGATGGTTCTCAGCGATGGGACTATTACGCTATTAAAACCCCATAACCACCCTGGGCAAGAATATATTGCTACGCAGCATTTTATGATAGAGGAAATGATGAAGCTGAGTCGGGAGACATTGATcccatttaaacaaatatttgatgATGTTTGTAGAAA acatCCAGATGCTGCAGCTTActgttcattttcaaaattaagaacAACGTTGCACAGACAGAGAGCTAATTTCAAACCCACAATTCCGCAATCCTTAGAAATTTTGTATGATCAGATGAAAACTTATCAACCATTGGAAAAACTAAAAATATCTGTTGTGAAGTCATTAaaagacgaatttgctgttataATTACAACTGACGGCTTGCTAGAAGGATTAAAGAATTCAAAAGAAATATTCGTTGATGGAACATTTGCA GTTTTACCCAAGAAGCCACACATGGGACAGGTCTACACCATCCATATACGCTACATGGATAAT GGTATTGCAACTATACTTGTACTGTGCGAAACACGGACGGCTGCGATGTATACTGCCATATGGAAacaaatatttactttaataCCCGAATTACCAAATAATATAAGATTCATAATGAGTGATTATGAAGCAGCTGCTGTTACAACTCTAAATGAGTTATTCCCTAATGCGCATATACATGGTTGCTGGTTTCACTATTGTCAG GCTATTCTGCGAAAGTGGCGCAAACTTGGTTTGACTAATGTacctaatactgttctgcgtatgTCAATGTCTTTGGCTTTAGTACCTGAAACAAAATTTCAAGAAGCCTTGTAA